The sequence GTGCAGGAGGTTCGCGAACGGGAGCGCCTGCAGCGCGTCGTTTTCGATGACATCCAGCGAGCCCGCGAGGAAGTCGATGCCGAGCAGGGGCAAATCCTCGCCTGGATGGAACTCGAGCGCATCGTTGTCGAACAGCATCATGTTCAGCCGGGGGGACACGGCCTGGAGCCCCGTCAGCGTCCGGAGCGCGGAGTTGCCGCTCAGCGTGAAGCTCCTGCCGACGAGCAGCCGCCCGCTGTCGGCGCCGTCGGCCCGCATGGTTTCCAGCTTGGGATTGGAGGACACCTCGAGGTCATCCCCCACGAAGCGCAAACCCGGCAGCTCCACGCGGGTCAACAGCGGGTTGTTCCAGAGCCTCACGACGTGGTCCACCACCACGAGCCTTGGCAGGCGCAGCTCGGTGATGGGGGTGTCCTCCACCCGGAGGGAACCCTGGATGCGGGAGATGACCTGGAGCGCCGCGAGGTCCTCGGGCGTTCGCACGAAGTAGTCGCCGTAGAAAGTGAACTGGGTCTTGCAGACGAAGGCGGTCGCGTGAGTCTCGAGGTTCGAGAGCTGGCCGTTTCCGTCCGCGTCGATTCCGGCCTGGATACGCGTACCGCCGTCGATGCAGGCCGTGCCGGCGGGCTCGGGCATGTGCTCCACCATGACCTTTGCCGGGTCCACGCAGAGAATCGCCTGGGTCCGCACCTCCGTGTCGTCGAACTGGCCATTCCCATCCACGTCGGGGCCTGCTTCCACCCAGGTGTATCCCCAGCTGCAACCCCCCGGGGGATGCGGGGATGCCGGCGGCTGGTTCACGATGCGGTGGAACACCTTCTCGGGCTTGGGCTCCGTGCAGCCGTACACCTCACGGGTGACTTCGCGGTCCTCCAGCGTGCCGCTCCCATCTACATCCGGACCCGCGCGGGCCACGTGGCCGCCGTGAGCGCACCGCTCCCCGGGCTCGACGGTCTCCACGCGGACCAGGACTTGCGGCACGGTGGTGGTGCAGGCGTACGTGGTGCTCGCCACCTCGTCGTCATCGAGCACGCCGTTGCCGTTGCGGTCCAGGCCGATCCTCACGGAGTGGCCACCGAGGGAACAGTTGGCACCGACGGGCTCGGGCTCGGTCCGGGAGAGCTGCGGGTATTGCCTGCTGAGCTGCTCCAGCGAGATGCCGTCACAGCCCGTGACGAGCGCGAGTACCGCCATCCACATCCATCTCATGAACAGGCTCTCTCAGGGGCAGGGTTTCGTCCGGGACGACATCCTCTGTATACGGCGACCGGATGTTCCCCTGGTCGTGCGAAGATACCTTGCGCGGCGTTCTGGCAGGGAAAGGAAGCCGATCACAGCTCCCTTCCCTGCTCACCTGGGTTGAGCGCCCTTGACCCCGGCACGAGGGTCAGTACGGCTTGTCGCCCTTCACCAGCCCGAAGCTGGACGGCGGCATGAAGGTGCCGTTCACCGTCGTGCCGCCGTTGTGGATGGCGGGGAAGATGGGCTGCATGTTCTGTGGGAAGCCGAAGGTGGGCTTGCTGAGTGCATCGAGCCGCGCAAGGTTCTCGGCGGTCAGCTTCACGTCGAGGGCTCCCACGTTGTCCTCCAGCTGAGACAGCCGCCGCGCACCGATGATGGTGGACGACACCCCGGGCTGTGCCTGAACCCAGGCCAGGGCGACTCGCGCCACGGTGCTCCCGTGCTCGCGGGCGATGTCCCCGAGCGCGTCGACGAGGGCGTAGGTCTTCTCACCCAGGAACGAGTCCACGAAGAAGCCACGGTCTGCCTTCGTCTGACCGGCATTGGCGCGGGTGTACTTGCCGCTGAGCGCACCGCTCTTGAGCGGTGACCAGGGCGTGATTCCGAGCCCGAGCTCGCGGGCCATGGGCACGAGCTCCTGCTCCACGCTGCGTTCGAGCAGGGAGTACTCAATCTGCAGCCCGATGAAGGACGACCAGCCCCGGAAGCGCGCCGTCACGTTGGCTTCGACAATCTTCCACGCGGGCGTGTCCGAGACGCCGAGGTAGCGGACCTTTCCGCTCCGGACGAGGTCCTCGAGCGCGGACATCGTCTCCTCGATGGGCGTGTGGACGTCCCAGTTGTGCAGCCAGTAGAGGTCGATGTAGTCGGTCTGCAAGCGGCGGAGCGAGTTCTCGCAGGCCGAGATGATGGACTTCCGGCCGGAGCCGCCGCCGTTCGGGTCGCCCGGGTAGAGATTCCCGCTGAACTTCGTCGCAATCACGAGCCGGTCTCGCCGCGCCGGGTGGCGCCCGACGTGGTCGCCGATGATCTTCTCGGAGTGGCTCTTCGTGTAGAAGTTCGCGGTGTCGATGAAGTTGCCGCCGAGCTCGATGTACCGGTCGAGGATCTGCTGGGACTCCTCGACGCTCGACCCCCAACCGAGGTCTTCACCGAACGTCATGGCACCGAGGCACAGCGGGCTCACGCGCAGGCCGGAACGGCCGAGCGTCACGTAGTGGTCGAGAGGCATGTTGGGCTCCAGAGGCGTGCTACATTGTGGGGACGGCGAATTGGTTCAATCTGGAACTGGTTTAATGTTGAACCAATTTCCGCGCAAGGAACCATGGCGAAAATCGACCCGGCGAAAATCTGGTCACTCAACCACCGGCTGCTGATGTCGGTGATTTCCAGCGTCAGCGCGGACATCGCCGCGCTGGGGGTCGAGACGAAGGAGCTGTTCGTGCTCGCGGACGTGGACGAGCACCCCTACCCGGCCGAGCTGGCGGTCTCCCTGTGCATGCCCAAGCCGTCGGTGACGCTGTACGTGAAGCGGCTCGAGGCCGCGGGCTTCCTGCGCCGGGAAATCGACCCCGAGGACCTGCGGCGGCACCGGCTGCAGCTCACCCCGGCTGGCCGCAAGGTGATGCAGCACGGCACCGCGCTGCTGTCGGAGGCGTTCGGCGAGCGGCTCGGACGCCTGAGCGCCGCGCAGCAGGCAGAGCTGCGGAACCTGCTGGAGAAGATGAGCGGCTGAGCCTTTGAGCGGGCGAGCCTCCTGACCTCGGGTTGGGCCAGAGGTGTACCTCCGTGGTGGTAGAGACAGCACGGCGTCGAAGGGACATCCTCCAACCCATAGCAGGGCATCGCGGCGGGAGGGACCTTCATGCGCGACATCGCCGGGGTTCAATTCGCGGAAGGAGCACGCCACGAGCACGTGTCCCGACTTCCCTGCACCACGGGCGGGCTTGTAGGAAGGAGACCCTGCCCGCTCGTGGTCACTCAGACGGGTTTCAGGAACCGGGCCGCCTGGTACATGAGGTCGAGCCGCCCATCGCACTTCAGCTCCCTGAAGAGGTCTCGCACATGGGCTTTCACAGTGCCCGGAGTGCGTTTCAGGTCGCTGGCGATTTGCTTGTTCCGCCAGTTCCTGAGAATCCCCCGCGCGACCTCGAGTTGCCGCGGTGAGAGTTCGCGGGCGATCTCGTCGGGGATCGGAATCGAGTGCGAGAACTCATGCAGCCTCAGCGCCCAGGCGCTCGCTCCGTCCGGCTCGCGTAGCTCGATGAACCGCACCAGCAAGTGCTCATCGTCGCGCCAGTCCACCCATCTGTCGGCTTCGAGCCGCTCGGTGGCGCTCATGCGTACCAGTGCATCCAGTCGCTCCGCCAGGACCTGGGGCAGGCCCGAGCGATGAAGCCTGGAACCACCAAACCACTTTTCCACCAGCGCGGTGGCGCCCGGCGAACGCATCCGCTCACGAGAGGGAGGACGCACCACGATGACCTCGGCGTCCTGCCGTTTGTTGAGCTCTGCCATGAGCTGGTAGCCCGTCTCTTTCGTCGCCATTTCGAGGCAGGTGCCCACCGCGCTGACCAGATGACCCGTCAGCGCCTGGAAGACAGTGCTGTCCTTCTTGGTGAAGGGGCGCCGCCGGAGGATTCGATAGAAAGCGACGGCCGCGAAGACGCCCGGACTCACGGGCAGCAGGACAGCCATGACGTGCTCCAGCCGTGGCTCCAGCTCGCGGCTGAGTTGATAGAGATGACTTCGCTCGAGCTCCTTTCGGGTAAGTATCTCCGAGTCCCGCCTGACCACCTTCAACTGGTGTACCAACGCCTTGTGCATGAAGTCGTGCTCGGCGTGCTCTCCATACTGTTCCAGGAGCGCGACCCGAGGGCCCGGCACCAGCCATTCGAACTCAACGGGCTGCCCGGGCGTGAGAATGCACAGCCCCATGTAATCCGCGGGAATCAACTGGAGGAGTGCGTCCCGGGTACGCTCCAGCACGGTGGGGAGCCAGTGTGAGCTGGAATCGTGGAGGTTCAGGAGGACCTGTTCCCTGAGTGCGTCCTCATGCGCGGCGCGGCTTCTTGATGCTCTCATTCGTCCCCCATTCAGCAGGAAGCCCCTGCGGTTGAGACATGCGTTCAGCCCATGAATAGGCGTGGGACAGGCTGCTGGCCCTACCTCCCGGGAGGTAGGGGCCACCTGTTGCACCAGCCTTGACGCTCCAGTCCCAGGCTAGCAAGGGCGGAACAGGGCGTGTCCTGGCTGTCGGGCGGGCAAGCGCTCGGTTTTGATCAGTCGTGCCCGAGGTGCTGGCGAGGGTTGGGAGCAGCGCCTGGCGCTGAGGCCGGAAGCTGCCCCCGATGTCTACAATCAGCGGTCGTCGCCTTGGTGCCTACGGGCACTCCCCCAAGGCGAGCAGATTGTCGTTCCACTTGCCGTCGGCGTACGTCCGGAGATAGGGCCCGTTCTGCCCATCCACGACACGAATCTCCGCTCGGTTCCCGCCAACCAGCGTGTAGAACGTATTGGTCTTCGCGAGGATCGATTCAATCACAGCAGCGACCGGCCACTTCCGCTTGGCTCCGCCCACGTGAGTGATTGCCTCGTGCCCACTCCCCGACTTGCTCTTCGTGATGCATGTCACCTGCACGTCTGGCACATTGGCCATGTCCACTGCTCCTGTGAGAGTCAAATGCGACTGCTCACGTAGCGTGGTGTCCACTCGCACGACTGCCCATCCCTCCCGAGAGGTATTGCGTGAGGGTTGGAGGAAGGGCTACAGCTGGAGAATACAGTGCGAGCCGTGGTCGGGCGTTGGTTCCAACGCCTACCGCCTCGGAGGTATGTGCGCCTTCGAGATTCAACTGTATGCCCGTGAGGCCGAGACGACCCTTGTCGAGCGTCCACGTGAACTTCCCGTCCGCGCTGGAGAGCTCGCCTTCCTTGAGATTGAGCCCCCGTGCATGCCTCGAACGTGGTTCCCCGCTTCAGGTTGGCCTCGAAGCGCGCGGTGCCTCTCTTGAAGACCTGGAGGGACTCGAGGCCGAAGACACCCTGAGGGCTGGTGAAATACGCTCCTGGGCATCGGCGTCCACGCCGTACCGAGGAACATCCTGTGCGCCCTGCCCTTTTCTGCCTGCTGCTGTGTCCCGTGCTCACGGCTGCCGCCCCCCGCGAAGCGACGTATGCCTTCCAGGGGGTGGAGCGCATCGTCGCCGTGGGAGACGTCCACGGAGACGTGGATGCCTTGCGTGACGTGCTGAAGCTAGCCGGGCTCGTGGATGCCCGAGGCCACTGGACGGGTGGCAAGGCGCACCTGGTGCAAACGGGAGACATCCCGGACCGGGGCGACCAGACGCGCGAGGCCTACGAATTGCTCATGCGCCTGGAGGTCGAGGCGCGCAAGGCCGGTGGCCGGGTCCACGCCCTGCTGGGCAACCACGAGGTGATGAACATGACAGGAGACCTGCGCTACGTCGCCCCGGGCGAGCGGGCCTCCTTCGCGGACCAGAGCCCTGCGCCGGATGACCCGGGCGCGCCGCCGGGAACGCAGGGCCACCGGGCCGCCTACGGGCCCGACGGACGCTACGGTCGCTGGCTGCGCACGCACGCCGCCGTCGTGCGCATCAACGACACGCTCTTCCTGCACGGAGGCATTGCACCGGACCTGCCGGAGACGACGCTGGAGGGCATCAATCGCTGGGTGGCACAGGACCTGACACCGGGCCAACCTCCCGGGGGTGCCTCGGCCCGGAACGGACCGCTGTGGTTCCGCGGCTACGCGTTGGATGACGAGGCACGGTGGGAGACAGGACTCACGAAGGTGCTGGGCCAGCTGGGCGCGAAGCGGATGGTGATGGGGCACACGACGACGCAGGACGGGCGCGTCCGCATGCGCTTTGGCGGACGGACGGTGTTCATCGACACGGGTCTGAGCACGGGCTACGGCCGCCATCTGGCGGCGCTCGAGATTCGGGGCGACCGGCTCACGGCCCTGTACCCCGAGGGCCGCGTGCCCCTGCTCGTGCCCAAGAGCCCCGCGCAGAGTTCCTCCGTCCAGGCGCCCGAACCCGCCACGGCACCTCAGCCGGCTCCACGCGAGGCGATCTCCCGCTGAAGGGACGGACTGGAGCTTCGACGCCGCCCACGGTAGTCGGACGCGGGGCGAGGCGGCGGCGTGCGCGTGCCCCCACGGACGGGGCTGGGGCGCGTTCAGCTCGACGCCCGGGAGGTCATCGACCTCCTGCTCGCGTTGGCACTCGCGGAGCAACTGGGCTCCCCCTTGATGCTCTCGACGGTCAAGGGCTTGCGGCAGAAGCTCTCCGCGTCGTTTCCGCCGGAGGAGCGCTCCCGGGTGAGCGGGCTGCGTCGGAGGATTCTCGTCGGCCCCAGCACGAGGAACGTCACCGCCACGTGGAAGGCCCCTCGCGCCGCGGTGCTCCGCCCCATCCAGGAGTCGTTCTTCGAGCAACGCGCCCTGGAGCTGACCTACCGCGCGAACGACGTGAGCACGGTGCGCGTCGTGGAGCCGCACTACCTCCTGCTCAGCTGGCCCGCCTGGTTCCTGCTCGTCTGGGACCACCTGCGCGGAGCGGTGCGCATGCTCCGCGTCGACCGCATCGAGTCAGCCCGCATCACCGAGTCGACGTTCCGCGTGCGAAGCTCCGAGTCGATGCTCGCCACGCTCGGCGACGTCTTCGCCGCGCTCTGAGCGGCGGGGGCTGAGCCGCGAGCCCCACGCCACGGAAACCCCTCACGGCTCCCGTGGCGCGCTTCAGGACCTCAAAGGCATTCAAACACGCACTGGTCGTAGCAGGGGTTGATGACACCGCCGCAGGTGCGGTTGCAGGTCCTTGCGCAATAACAGGCGATGGGGTCCGGACACGCGGCCTGGGTCACCTCTCCCCCGGCGACCTCCTCCGTCGCCGGCGTCCCCTGCTCGTCCGCCTCGCCGTCCATCGGCGCGCCACAGCCAGACAGCAAGCCCACCGATGCAACCACCGCCAGAAGCCACGTCT comes from Pyxidicoccus parkwaysis and encodes:
- a CDS encoding DUF7151 family protein → MAVLALVTGCDGISLEQLSRQYPQLSRTEPEPVGANCSLGGHSVRIGLDRNGNGVLDDDEVASTTYACTTTVPQVLVRVETVEPGERCAHGGHVARAGPDVDGSGTLEDREVTREVYGCTEPKPEKVFHRIVNQPPASPHPPGGCSWGYTWVEAGPDVDGNGQFDDTEVRTQAILCVDPAKVMVEHMPEPAGTACIDGGTRIQAGIDADGNGQLSNLETHATAFVCKTQFTFYGDYFVRTPEDLAALQVISRIQGSLRVEDTPITELRLPRLVVVDHVVRLWNNPLLTRVELPGLRFVGDDLEVSSNPKLETMRADGADSGRLLVGRSFTLSGNSALRTLTGLQAVSPRLNMMLFDNDALEFHPGEDLPLLGIDFLAGSLDVIENDALQALPFANLLHAGSIGIARNKSLRSLNGLSPGSIGSSLYLENNEALVDVSWLAGVRSLDTLSVEGNTALTSLVGLRSLGLVKSLRVVDNPKLDRFDLPALSQVSQSFTVTGNPKLPTCLATALAAGTYKGIPEQLSITGNDDVATCGD
- a CDS encoding aldo/keto reductase, with amino-acid sequence MPLDHYVTLGRSGLRVSPLCLGAMTFGEDLGWGSSVEESQQILDRYIELGGNFIDTANFYTKSHSEKIIGDHVGRHPARRDRLVIATKFSGNLYPGDPNGGGSGRKSIISACENSLRRLQTDYIDLYWLHNWDVHTPIEETMSALEDLVRSGKVRYLGVSDTPAWKIVEANVTARFRGWSSFIGLQIEYSLLERSVEQELVPMARELGLGITPWSPLKSGALSGKYTRANAGQTKADRGFFVDSFLGEKTYALVDALGDIAREHGSTVARVALAWVQAQPGVSSTIIGARRLSQLEDNVGALDVKLTAENLARLDALSKPTFGFPQNMQPIFPAIHNGGTTVNGTFMPPSSFGLVKGDKPY
- a CDS encoding MarR family winged helix-turn-helix transcriptional regulator, giving the protein MAKIDPAKIWSLNHRLLMSVISSVSADIAALGVETKELFVLADVDEHPYPAELAVSLCMPKPSVTLYVKRLEAAGFLRREIDPEDLRRHRLQLTPAGRKVMQHGTALLSEAFGERLGRLSAAQQAELRNLLEKMSG
- a CDS encoding response regulator transcription factor, which produces MLERTRDALLQLIPADYMGLCILTPGQPVEFEWLVPGPRVALLEQYGEHAEHDFMHKALVHQLKVVRRDSEILTRKELERSHLYQLSRELEPRLEHVMAVLLPVSPGVFAAVAFYRILRRRPFTKKDSTVFQALTGHLVSAVGTCLEMATKETGYQLMAELNKRQDAEVIVVRPPSRERMRSPGATALVEKWFGGSRLHRSGLPQVLAERLDALVRMSATERLEADRWVDWRDDEHLLVRFIELREPDGASAWALRLHEFSHSIPIPDEIARELSPRQLEVARGILRNWRNKQIASDLKRTPGTVKAHVRDLFRELKCDGRLDLMYQAARFLKPV
- a CDS encoding DUF3892 domain-containing protein, with the protein product MANVPDVQVTCITKSKSGSGHEAITHVGGAKRKWPVAAVIESILAKTNTFYTLVGGNRAEIRVVDGQNGPYLRTYADGKWNDNLLALGECP
- a CDS encoding metallophosphoesterase, coding for MRPALFCLLLCPVLTAAAPREATYAFQGVERIVAVGDVHGDVDALRDVLKLAGLVDARGHWTGGKAHLVQTGDIPDRGDQTREAYELLMRLEVEARKAGGRVHALLGNHEVMNMTGDLRYVAPGERASFADQSPAPDDPGAPPGTQGHRAAYGPDGRYGRWLRTHAAVVRINDTLFLHGGIAPDLPETTLEGINRWVAQDLTPGQPPGGASARNGPLWFRGYALDDEARWETGLTKVLGQLGAKRMVMGHTTTQDGRVRMRFGGRTVFIDTGLSTGYGRHLAALEIRGDRLTALYPEGRVPLLVPKSPAQSSSVQAPEPATAPQPAPREAISR
- a CDS encoding helix-turn-helix transcriptional regulator, producing MRVPPRTGLGRVQLDAREVIDLLLALALAEQLGSPLMLSTVKGLRQKLSASFPPEERSRVSGLRRRILVGPSTRNVTATWKAPRAAVLRPIQESFFEQRALELTYRANDVSTVRVVEPHYLLLSWPAWFLLVWDHLRGAVRMLRVDRIESARITESTFRVRSSESMLATLGDVFAAL